The genomic window AGTCGACGACCGTTCACGCGGTGACGACGAGTACCGCGTTCCGCTGGATCTCTCCGGAGACGACGACACGGCGACGGACGACGGCGACGCGGACGGGGACGACCAGTACGCTCCCGAACCGAACTCGACGCCGATCGAACCCGGCGACCCGGATCTCGAGAGCGCGATCTTCGTCGTCCTCGGCGCGGTCGCGATGACGCTCGTCCTGCTCCGAGTCATGACCCTTCCGCTGTGACCGTCCGCAGTGCCCGCGTCGACGGCTCTCCGCGACGGCAGGCGTCGCTCCCCTACTCCTCTGTCTCCGTCACGCCGGACGGCCCGTCTGACTCGCATCCCGCGCCACCGTCGCTCGCCAACCTTTAATTCGGGTGAGAACTTAGCTGACAGTATGCTGGAACTCCTCGTCGGGAACATGCCGCTCGCGCTCCTGATCGCGGGGCTCGTACTCATGGGTCTCGAGGCGCTTTCGCCGGGCGCACACCTCATCGTGATCGGGGTCGCACTGGTCGGCGCGGGACTGATCGGCGTGCTCGTCCCCGTCGCCCTGAGCCCGATTATTCTGGCGGCGTTGACGCTCGTCATCGGCGTCGGGGCGGCCTACGTCTACCGCGAGTTCGACTTCTACGGCGGCAAGGGGACCGCCCAGACCTCCGACTCGAGCTCGCTGTCCGGTGCGACGGGATACGTGACCGAGACCGTCACGGCGCGCGAGGGACAGGTCAAACTCGAGGAGGGCGGGTTCTCGCCCTACTACAGCGCCCGGTCGACGGGCGGAACGATCGAAGAGGGAGAGGAGGTCATCGTCCTCGATCCCGGCGGCGGCAACGTGTTGACGGTCGAAGCGCTCGGCTCGATCGGCGAGGACGAGATCGATCGCGCGCTCGCCGAGGACCGAAGCGACGACGCCGCCGACGAAAATCTCCAGTCCGAATCCGAAGCGGAGACCGAGACGGAGAAATCGAGCTGAATCGATCGAACCGGCGAAACATGTTGACGAAATAAGGGAACGTTTTTCCCTCCACCGCCGCAAGAGCGAAATATGGTCGTAGAACAACTCCCGTTGCAATCCGTCGCCGGAGGTGCCCTGCTGTTCGTCGGCGCGCTCGTCCTCCTCGTCGTCATCGCCGCACTGCTCAGTGCGATCGAGATCGTCGACGCCTACGAGAAACGCGCCCTGACCGTCTTCGGCGAGTACCGCAAACTCTTAGAGCCGGGGATCAACTTCGTCCCGCCGTTCGTCTCGAACACCTATCGGTTCGACATGCGAACGCAGACCCTGGACGTTCCCCGCCAGGAAGCGATCACGCGCGACAACTCCCCCGTGACGGCCGACGCCGTCGTCTACATCAAGGTCATGGACGCCAAGAAGGCGTTCCTGCAGGTCGACAACTACAAGAAGGCCGTCTCCAACCTCGCCCAGACAACCCTTCGCGCCGTGCTGGGCGACATGGAACTCGACGACACGCTGAACAAGCGCCAGGAGATCAACGCGCGCATTCGCCAGGAACTCGACGAACCCACCGACGAGTGGGGCATTCGCGTGGAGAGCGTCGAGGTCCGCGAGGTCAACCCCTCGAAGGACGTCCAGCGCGCGATGGAGCAACAGACCTCCGCCGAGCGGAAACGGCGCGCGATGATCCTCGAGGCACAGGGTGAACGCCGCAGCGCCGTCGAGAAGGCCGAAGGTGACAAACAGAGCGAGATCATCCGCGCACAGGGTGAGAAGCAGAGCCAGATCCTCGAGGCACAGGGTGACGCGATCTCGACGGTCCTGCGCGCGAAGTCCGCCGAGTCGATGGGCGAACGCGCGGTCATCGACAAGGGGATGGAGACGCTGGCCGACATCGGCCAGGGCGAATCGACGACGTTCGTCATGCCCCAGGAGCTCACCTCGCTGGTCGGCCGCTACGGCAAGCACCTCTCGGGGAGCGACGTCGAGGCCGACGGTGCGGAGCTCGAGAGCCGCGAGTTCGACGACGAGACGCGCGAACTGATCGGCCTCGACGACATCGCCGAGATCATCGGCGAGATCGACGAGGAGGCCGAGATGGATCTCGAGGCGATGGAACAGGAGGCCCAGGCGATCAAGGAGGGGAAGGACGCCGGTACCATCTCCGATCCCGACGCGGTCATCGAGGAGATGGATCAGGACTTCCAGGGACGAACCGACGGCGGCTCCGAGACGGCGAGCGAGACCGACGCCGAACCGTCTCCCGACGACGGCGACGACTCGACGACGAACTGAACTCCCGCTCCTCGTGACAGTTCCGCGTTCGAACCGCCGTTTCCGAGTCCCCCGGCCGGTCACCGCCGGGAAACCGATTCCGCCACATACGTCGAGTAGAGACTGTCACGGTTCACGAAACGAATCGGAGCGAAACCTGTTTTACGTCCCGCCGCATTACTCGTAGTAAGCACAGCATGACGACATCAAACGGGGTCGACGACGAGAAACGAGCGACCCTCCGCCGCTTCGCCGCGCTCGGAGCGGCATCACCGCTCGCCGGCCTCTCCGAGTCAGCCGCGGCCGACACGGGCGAGAGCGACGCTCGCGACGCGATCGCCGGCTATCTCTCGACGACGCCCGGCGCACACTTCTCGAAGATTCGGGACGACCTCCAGTTGGGGACCGGGGAGACCCAACACCACCTGCGACGCCTCGAGGAACTCGAGGTAATCGAACGTTACCGCGACGGCGATTACAAGCGGTTCGTGCCGGCCGGCCGATTCGACGAGTTCGAGAAGCAGGCGCTTGGCTATCTCCGCCGGGAGACGCCCCGCGGGATGCTGATCGAACTCCTCCGGAACCCGGCGGCGACCGGCGGCGACCTCGCGAGCGTGCTCGACGTCTCGCCGCCGACCGTCAGCAAGTACGCCGGCGAGCTCGAGGACGAGGGACTGCTCTCCCGGGAGGACGGCTACGCCGTCGAACGACCCGAGACGGTGCTGATCCTGGTCGTCCGTCACGCCGACTCCTTCGGCGACGCGGCCCGCCGACTCGCGCGGAACGCCGATCAGTACCTCACCTACGACGGCTAAGCGCGCGCTACCGGCCGGTAATAGCGTATTACGCCGTCCGTCGCGGCGGTTTTATCGATCAGACCACGTCGTCGAGCGCCGCCAGCGACTCGAGTTCGACCGTCGCCTCGGCGGGCCGATCGAGGTCGCGATTGTGCGGGCGGCGGAGGAACGCCGTCTCGAGGCCGGCCGCCCGGCCGGCCGTGACGTCTTTGATCGAATCGCCGACGTAGAACCCCTCACTGACGCCGAGTTCGTCGAGCGCTTCCTCGATGTAATCGGGCTCGGGTTTGCGCCGCCGGTAGCCCTCGAACGTGGGGTCGCGGCCGCGGACGACCTCGAAGTCAATGCCGACGTAGTCGGCGACGAACTCGGCGGTCTCGTGGCGGTTGTTGGTCACGAGTCCGATCGTGGTTCGTTCGGCTAGGCGCTCGATCGCGTCGATGTCGTCGTACAGTCCGCGCGCGCCGGTCCGGAG from Haloterrigena sp. KLK7 includes these protein-coding regions:
- a CDS encoding NfeD family protein, giving the protein MLELLVGNMPLALLIAGLVLMGLEALSPGAHLIVIGVALVGAGLIGVLVPVALSPIILAALTLVIGVGAAYVYREFDFYGGKGTAQTSDSSSLSGATGYVTETVTAREGQVKLEEGGFSPYYSARSTGGTIEEGEEVIVLDPGGGNVLTVEALGSIGEDEIDRALAEDRSDDAADENLQSESEAETETEKSS
- a CDS encoding SPFH domain-containing protein — its product is MVVEQLPLQSVAGGALLFVGALVLLVVIAALLSAIEIVDAYEKRALTVFGEYRKLLEPGINFVPPFVSNTYRFDMRTQTLDVPRQEAITRDNSPVTADAVVYIKVMDAKKAFLQVDNYKKAVSNLAQTTLRAVLGDMELDDTLNKRQEINARIRQELDEPTDEWGIRVESVEVREVNPSKDVQRAMEQQTSAERKRRAMILEAQGERRSAVEKAEGDKQSEIIRAQGEKQSQILEAQGDAISTVLRAKSAESMGERAVIDKGMETLADIGQGESTTFVMPQELTSLVGRYGKHLSGSDVEADGAELESREFDDETRELIGLDDIAEIIGEIDEEAEMDLEAMEQEAQAIKEGKDAGTISDPDAVIEEMDQDFQGRTDGGSETASETDAEPSPDDGDDSTTN
- a CDS encoding MarR family transcriptional regulator, whose amino-acid sequence is MTTSNGVDDEKRATLRRFAALGAASPLAGLSESAAADTGESDARDAIAGYLSTTPGAHFSKIRDDLQLGTGETQHHLRRLEELEVIERYRDGDYKRFVPAGRFDEFEKQALGYLRRETPRGMLIELLRNPAATGGDLASVLDVSPPTVSKYAGELEDEGLLSREDGYAVERPETVLILVVRHADSFGDAARRLARNADQYLTYDG
- a CDS encoding HAD-IA family hydrolase, translating into MPQPILFDMDGVILEGPGTDPQVYADAADAALAELEADPTPTQRDNLRRNGLENVIDHCEALGIDPARFWELKERYASQGTHERLRTGARGLYDDIDAIERLAERTTIGLVTNNRHETAEFVADYVGIDFEVVRGRDPTFEGYRRRKPEPDYIEEALDELGVSEGFYVGDSIKDVTAGRAAGLETAFLRRPHNRDLDRPAEATVELESLAALDDVV